Proteins encoded together in one Streptomyces sp. B1I3 window:
- a CDS encoding glycoside hydrolase family 64 protein, with the protein MFLTGAAASATALSYPLWGSTLSPRTSAAPATCELALENRSLPGTVNAYVTGHEQGTGRWVLLRADGSVYRPDSPGAPQTPLPVDCAIPLKAAGAGPVVLTLPQMYGARVYFVRDDKLDFYLNPGPSLVEPAFATPTDPNYGRTWSFCEFTFNPQQIYTNISYVDLVTALPIGLTVEGDATHTVAPLPDGAVQRIADDLTAQAAADGQPWDKLVTRGSDGRVLRVVSPQNLMAPFFDRPDQMPFRDLFTAQIDEVWAKYRTEDLRIDLQGGRGTLAGRVSGDTLTFEGGHTFTKPTSKDIFTCNHGPFTNNPGDSDDKKAILARLAAGFNRSIMLSHPSQPNGTTVADYYKGAVTNHWSRVVHANSPIGYAFPYDDVRPDGEPDVSGAAHDGNPRRFTVSVGS; encoded by the coding sequence ATGTTCCTCACGGGCGCCGCCGCCTCCGCGACCGCGCTCTCCTACCCCCTCTGGGGCAGCACGCTGAGTCCGCGCACGTCGGCAGCGCCCGCCACCTGCGAACTGGCTCTGGAGAACCGTTCGCTGCCCGGCACGGTCAACGCCTACGTGACCGGCCACGAGCAGGGCACCGGCCGCTGGGTGCTGCTGCGTGCCGACGGCAGCGTCTACCGCCCGGACTCGCCCGGCGCCCCGCAGACCCCGCTGCCGGTCGACTGTGCCATCCCGCTGAAGGCCGCGGGCGCCGGCCCGGTCGTCCTGACGCTTCCGCAGATGTACGGAGCACGGGTCTACTTCGTGCGTGACGACAAGCTGGACTTCTACCTGAACCCGGGGCCGTCACTGGTCGAGCCCGCCTTCGCCACGCCCACCGACCCGAACTACGGGCGCACCTGGTCGTTCTGCGAGTTCACGTTCAACCCGCAGCAGATCTACACCAACATCAGCTACGTCGACCTGGTGACGGCCCTGCCGATCGGCCTGACCGTGGAGGGCGACGCCACGCACACGGTGGCACCGCTCCCGGACGGCGCGGTGCAGCGGATAGCCGACGACCTCACCGCCCAGGCCGCCGCCGACGGGCAGCCCTGGGACAAGCTGGTCACCCGTGGTTCCGACGGGCGGGTTCTGCGCGTCGTCTCCCCACAGAACCTGATGGCGCCGTTCTTCGACCGGCCCGACCAGATGCCCTTCCGCGACCTGTTCACCGCGCAGATCGACGAGGTCTGGGCGAAGTACCGCACGGAGGACCTGCGGATCGACCTGCAGGGCGGGCGGGGCACGCTGGCCGGCCGGGTCAGCGGCGACACCCTGACGTTCGAGGGCGGCCACACGTTCACCAAGCCCACCTCGAAGGACATCTTCACCTGCAACCACGGGCCGTTCACGAACAACCCGGGCGACTCCGACGACAAGAAGGCGATCCTCGCCAGGCTCGCGGCCGGCTTCAACCGGTCGATCATGCTGAGCCACCCCAGTCAGCCGAACGGCACCACGGTGGCGGACTACTACAAGGGGGCCGTGACCAACCACTGGTCGCGCGTGGTCCACGCGAACTCCCCGATCGGATACGCGTTCCCGTACGACGACGTCCGCCCGGACGGCGAGCCGGACGTCTCCGGAGCCGCCCACGACGGGAACCCGCGCCGCTTCACGGTGAGCGTCGGCTCCTGA
- a CDS encoding YceI family protein, translating to MALFNRKNNDAPSTTATLAVDPALAALTGEYTIDPAHSSIGFTVRHAMVTNVRGSFGEHEGTLKLDGSDPANSSASVDVRIASVDTGIADRDGHLVSGDFFDAETFPLMTFRSTQAEQLGGNTYRLTGELTIKDVTRPLAIDLEFNGSATDPYGNQRVGFEGSAEILRSDWGLTYNAALETGGVLVGDKVKLNFDISAIKAAPQA from the coding sequence ATGGCTCTGTTCAACCGCAAGAACAACGACGCCCCGTCCACCACCGCCACCCTCGCGGTGGACCCGGCGCTGGCCGCCCTGACCGGTGAGTACACGATCGACCCGGCCCACAGCAGCATCGGCTTCACCGTGCGCCACGCCATGGTCACCAACGTGCGTGGCTCCTTCGGTGAGCACGAGGGCACGCTCAAGCTGGACGGCTCCGACCCGGCCAATTCCTCCGCTTCCGTCGACGTCAGGATCGCCAGCGTCGACACCGGAATCGCCGACCGTGACGGCCACCTGGTCAGTGGGGACTTCTTCGACGCCGAGACGTTCCCCCTGATGACGTTCCGTTCCACCCAGGCCGAGCAGCTCGGCGGGAACACCTACCGGCTCACCGGCGAGCTCACCATCAAGGACGTCACGCGCCCGCTCGCCATCGACCTGGAGTTCAACGGCTCCGCCACCGACCCCTACGGCAACCAGCGCGTGGGCTTCGAGGGCAGCGCCGAGATCCTGCGCTCCGACTGGGGCCTGACCTACAACGCGGCGCTGGAGACCGGCGGCGTGCTGGTCGGCGACAAGGTCAAGCTGAACTTCGACATCTCCGCGATCAAGGCCGCCCCGCAGGCCTGA
- a CDS encoding cyclopropane-fatty-acyl-phospholipid synthase family protein yields MSNDSTSRTDAEMWDDRYRESDRIWSGNPNSVLVREVEGVKPGRALDLGCGEGADAVWLARWGWQVTATDISRVALERAAGHAAEAGVADRIDWQWHDLGVSFPAGEYDLVSAQFLHSMGDLPRERILRQAASAVAPGGVFLVVGHAGFPAWEKNPHPEVHLPTTDEVLESLELPEGEWEVLLSGEHERVQNDPDGNPTTRTDNALKLRRRR; encoded by the coding sequence ATGAGCAACGACAGCACCTCGCGCACCGACGCCGAGATGTGGGACGACCGGTACCGCGAGAGCGACCGGATCTGGAGCGGCAACCCGAACAGCGTGCTGGTCCGCGAGGTGGAGGGTGTGAAGCCGGGGCGCGCGCTCGACCTGGGGTGCGGCGAGGGCGCCGACGCGGTCTGGCTCGCCCGGTGGGGCTGGCAGGTCACGGCCACGGACATCTCCCGGGTGGCGCTGGAGAGGGCGGCCGGCCACGCGGCGGAGGCGGGGGTGGCCGACCGGATCGACTGGCAGTGGCACGACCTGGGCGTCTCCTTCCCCGCGGGGGAGTACGACCTGGTCTCCGCCCAGTTCCTGCACTCCATGGGTGACCTGCCGCGCGAGCGGATCCTGCGGCAGGCCGCCTCTGCGGTGGCTCCCGGCGGAGTGTTCCTCGTCGTCGGCCACGCGGGTTTCCCGGCCTGGGAGAAGAACCCCCACCCCGAGGTGCACCTGCCCACGACGGACGAGGTCCTGGAGTCCCTCGAACTGCCGGAGGGGGAGTGGGAGGTGCTGCTCAGCGGCGAGCACGAGCGCGTCCAGAACGACCCCGACGGAAACCCCACCACCCGCACGGACAACGCGCTGAAGCTCCGCCGGAGGCGGTGA
- a CDS encoding NAD(P)/FAD-dependent oxidoreductase, protein MSDKIQRYDVVVIGGGAAGLSGALALSRARRSVLVIDSGSPRNAPASHAHNYLGREGVPPLELLAVGRAEAAGYGAEIVQGEAVTARKLPGGGFRVVRKDGGVVEARRLLVTTGLADELPPVPGLSERWGRDVLHCPYCHGWEVRDRPVGIVAVSPTAVHQALLWRQWTDDVTLFRHERPDFGDEEYEQLAARGISVVDGEVTGLEVTGDRLIGVRLAGGTVIPREAVVIQPRFTARSGVLESLGLEPTAMETGGQVIGTYIAAGPAGATEVPGVWVAGNVADLMEQVIGSAAAGLKAAAAINTDLVTEDTRRAVEARRAPFSAEAERLVTERVLGDRRHGFQETR, encoded by the coding sequence ATGAGCGACAAGATTCAGCGCTACGACGTGGTGGTCATCGGCGGCGGGGCGGCCGGTCTGAGCGGGGCCCTGGCCCTGTCGAGGGCGCGGCGCTCCGTGCTCGTGATCGACTCGGGCAGTCCCCGCAACGCGCCCGCGTCCCACGCGCACAACTACCTGGGCCGGGAGGGCGTCCCGCCGCTGGAGCTGCTGGCCGTCGGCCGGGCCGAGGCGGCCGGCTACGGGGCCGAGATCGTCCAGGGTGAGGCCGTGACCGCGCGGAAGCTGCCGGGCGGCGGATTCCGGGTCGTGCGGAAGGACGGCGGGGTCGTGGAGGCACGCCGGCTGCTCGTCACCACCGGGCTCGCCGACGAGCTCCCGCCCGTTCCCGGCCTGTCCGAGCGGTGGGGCCGCGACGTGCTGCACTGTCCGTACTGCCACGGCTGGGAGGTCCGCGACCGGCCGGTCGGCATCGTGGCCGTCAGCCCGACGGCCGTGCACCAGGCCCTGCTGTGGCGGCAGTGGACCGACGACGTGACGCTCTTCCGGCACGAGCGGCCCGATTTCGGCGACGAGGAGTACGAGCAGCTGGCCGCGCGCGGCATCTCCGTGGTGGACGGCGAGGTGACCGGACTGGAGGTGACCGGCGACCGGCTCATCGGAGTGCGGCTCGCCGGGGGCACGGTGATCCCGCGCGAGGCGGTCGTGATCCAGCCACGCTTCACCGCGCGGTCCGGCGTCCTGGAGAGCCTCGGGCTGGAGCCCACCGCGATGGAGACGGGCGGCCAGGTCATCGGCACCTACATCGCGGCCGGCCCCGCCGGAGCCACGGAGGTCCCCGGGGTGTGGGTGGCCGGGAACGTCGCCGACCTCATGGAGCAGGTCATCGGTTCCGCCGCCGCCGGACTGAAGGCGGCAGCCGCCATCAACACGGACCTCGTCACCGAGGACACCCGCCGGGCGGTCGAGGCCCGCCGAGCACCCTTCTCGGCCGAGGCCGAGCGCCTGGTCACCGAGCGTGTGCTCGGAGACCGCCGTCATGGATTTCAGGAGACCCGATGA
- a CDS encoding DUF4097 family beta strand repeat-containing protein, whose amino-acid sequence MDITAFTHGRRWAALLAVVPVVAACGGDPGARPDGAPPALARGTHLVITTDNGVRLRPAGGDRATLAAEHTTGHWSHGDGTSVLDLSCSRHEDHAGDCPRMPVIGVPAGVSVTVTARNAGIDVAGIPAGLDLTTVNGDVTVARSGESDATVRLVTRNGSVRAGTLRSASLHAETVNGDVTLGSATSPSRLTALTTNGSVRVALPGGAPAYEVAATTRNGRTAVSVPVSTQRGGHDMTLTTVNGDVTATRD is encoded by the coding sequence ATGGACATCACGGCTTTCACGCATGGACGGCGATGGGCCGCACTGCTGGCGGTCGTCCCCGTCGTCGCGGCGTGCGGCGGGGATCCCGGCGCGCGGCCGGACGGGGCACCACCCGCTCTCGCGCGGGGGACACACCTGGTGATCACCACCGACAACGGGGTGCGCCTGCGGCCGGCCGGCGGCGACCGGGCGACGCTCGCCGCCGAGCACACGACCGGCCACTGGTCCCACGGGGACGGCACCTCGGTCCTCGACCTGTCCTGCTCCCGGCACGAGGACCACGCCGGAGACTGTCCCCGCATGCCCGTGATCGGCGTTCCCGCCGGCGTCTCCGTCACGGTCACGGCCAGGAACGCCGGCATCGACGTGGCCGGCATCCCGGCGGGGCTGGACCTCACCACCGTGAACGGGGACGTGACCGTCGCCCGGTCCGGCGAGAGCGACGCGACCGTCCGGCTGGTCACCCGCAACGGCTCCGTCCGTGCCGGCACGCTGCGTTCGGCGAGCCTGCACGCCGAGACCGTCAACGGGGACGTGACGCTCGGCAGCGCCACCTCGCCCTCCCGTCTCACCGCCCTCACGACCAACGGCTCGGTACGGGTCGCCCTGCCCGGCGGAGCGCCCGCCTACGAGGTCGCCGCCACGACGCGGAACGGCCGGACCGCGGTGTCCGTCCCCGTCTCCACGCAGCGGGGCGGGCACGACATGACACTGACCACCGTCAACGGGGACGTCACCGCGACGCGCGACTGA